agaaggaaaagaTCCTGGGAACGAAGATTGTTAGTCCCGGTACTATTTACATTGATATAGGTCAGAAGGTAGGATGGAAGGAGACCTAAAATAGCCTTGTATATGAAGGTATGCCAATGTTGAAGTCTCTGTGTTGATAGAGAAGGCCATCCAACACGTTCATACAGTTCACAATGGTGAGTGAGGGCTTTCATACCAGTGATGAACCTCAGAGCTCCATGGTATACAGTGTTTAGTGCATGTAAACTTTGAGATGaagcatgcatgtataaaacatcACCAAAGTCAAGTACAGAAATAAAAGTGGCAGCGACCAGCCTCTTTCTAGATTCGAACGAAAGGCAGGATTTGATTCTGAAATAAAATCCTAGCTTAAGTTTTAATCTTTTTGCTGACTGATGAATATGAAGGGTAAAAGAAAGAGATTCATCAATTAAATACCAAGATATCTGTACTTAGAAACACATTCCATTTTTGTACCCTGGGAAGTGAGGATTGAAGAGAGTTTTAAATCATAAAGATTCTGTTGAAGCTTGTTAAAAGCAAGTTGTAACTGGGAGAGGGCCTGGTCTGCAGTGGGTGCAGAGCAATACAGTacagtgtcatcagcataaaaatGAAATTTTACATTAGACACGTTATGATCAATGTTATTTATATAGAGGATGAATAGCAGTGGCCCCAAGACGCCTTTTGTTATTTTGAGATAGCAAGAAGTGCTGCCCTCCACCTGCACacggatatatatatatatatatatatatttgggtatcatctgcataacagtgaaagttaatagtgtttcctaataatattgcctagaggaagcatatttTAATGCATCAGTAGGTAAAGTAGGCCACATGTTTAGGCTTTAAGTATTTGTAAAATGAAGAAGTCTTTTTTTGATATTTGGCCTAAAGCCCGACAGATACATCAGCATGGCCGATATTGCCTCATCATAAAAAacgatttatatatatatatcgttatAAATGTCAGTCGATAAAAAATTGCAGCACAGAAATACCAAAGATATATACCAAAGAGAAAAATTCAGGAACACACCAGacagacaactttatttttcaacgTACAATCTTCTACTCTGTACATATCTTGGTCACAATTATTAAAGTGGCACTTGAAGGTCAGTTTAACAGGCATTGAGGGTTTAATAAAAGATGCTATCCACTTACATTATGGGAATTGTAGGACATTGTGTTTTTCTCAAcagctattggatggattgccatgaaatttggtacagatatcGATAGTAActagaggatgaatcctactatCTTTGGTTTATggccaaatacctgcaaaagtAATGACATTCCTatgagcctcagctgtacttagTGGTAATTGCTTTTTTGCACCTGTAAGCAGCTCCTTCATTTCCCTTGAGCATTGAATTGTGggacaatagacctttttcacagcatacattttggcaTGTCATGGGAAGAAAAGCAGCAGGTGTAATTGGTCAAATCAAAACCGACTGCATTCCATTTAGGTGAGCCAGTTCcaaggtcctggtattgtggaTGCTGGCTCACTGGGACACCTGATGGAAGTGAGCCGTTGTGTTGAGGAAATTTGTTTCATCTGTGCTTtccctgctatgacaagtcaaaatgtctacCGTAAAAAAAAGTCTACAGTGTacaaagttttttcttttttccaatgTGAGCATTTACAAAACCTACTTAGAAATAGTATGCAGTATGGATCTGTGGAACAGCTAATGTGTCACTcaagctgaccaatcagaatgaCTTATAGATACAACTTGCTGGTTGTTCATTAAAGTACACTTTATTTTCAGTatgagacaacaacaacaaatcaacATGCAAGTCTCCCTATCTCTACATCATGTTATACAAATAATGATTCTTTagttacaaaatatataaatatttaagaCCATATGTACAGAACATTTACATTACTACATCCATTAGTTTATTAAGTTTATTActatatatacatttaacagGTATTATTCTTTAATATTctcataattattattttcattattattattattattattgtaagcattattattttttatcattcTTAATCATCTAAGGGTAACTCAAAAAACAAGCATGTTGCAGAAGAGAAAACGGGACCATACCTGACGTTACTGTGCCTGAATGGTTCAAGGAGCAGAGGCTGTCCAGCGCTCTGTCCTTGGTAAAGCATGGAGAGCTGGCTATGTAGAGCACAAAGTTCAACAGACTATTTGTACAAGTGATAACAGGGCTAGCAAGCCAACACTATATTCCAGCAGCATTTGAATTCCACTGAGGTAAACAATGACATAGCTTGGAATCTAGCACGTAACTTTCACTATCCCAACACAATTTCTGGTTTGTCCACATAGAATAAGTTTTACAGCCCAGAGCTTGAATCACTGAGCTGCGACATGAACAGTCAGATTGCTGCAGTTCGACCAGTTTTACCTTCCTTTTTGAAACTGTAAAGGAATGGTTCAATCTCTTTGTAACATggattcacacacatacacacacatacatcatgGTATTTACCTTGACATACTTAGTTGTCAAATTTATCATCGTGCTTCCTGGTACCATCAGATGAGTTGATCTCTATCATTGTAAACATTACTGTTGTGTAAGCCAGCTGAGCTTCCTCTTATGATTAGATCATTTTGTGTAGGTGTACACAAACACTACCCAGTGTAGAGTTGTGTAAGCTTACAAGCACACAAAATAGgccttttctttcttcaaatccaacacacacacacacacacacacacacacacacacacacacacacacacacacacacacacacacacacacacacacacacacacacacatacacacacacacactgtcaactGTCTCACTCTCACCTTCCCACTCCCTCTGTTCCACCTCTCTGTTGCTTTAATGGTCTCCttacctctctccctctcatctctttcactctcctgTTCATCCCTTACCATATCTTTTCTCTATATCTATGAAAGTATACAGTTTTTGCTCTTCCTCCTTTGGCGGGTGTGCAGCTGGCCATGAATCGGTCCGTGCAGAGGTCCGTGCAGAGGTCCGTGATGGGCAGCTATCCCAGAGGGGCTGTAGCGATGGCGCAGCTCTTCGTTGTTGATGTAGCAAAGCTGCACGGGTCGAGGGATTGGTTCACCCAGGAAATAACCCTCATCTCCCTCAGACTCGGAAGAAGAGGAGCAGCTGGAGCACCAGGGGTCAGCAGCCTCCATGTACCCATCGCCCCAGCATGGCCCACCCAGCCCAACAGGTTGCCAGCCAGCATTCTGCAGGGTGAGATCAGAAGTGGTACGGGGGCAGGGCCGTTGGGGCTGCTGTCTGTACCCACCTGGCTCAAGACCAAACAACTCCCGAGCAGCATTACCGGAGGGGAAGCGATCGTAATCCTCCTGGACGCGACGGTAGGGCAGCTCTACCATTTGAGCGGGCCGGTCTGCCACCAGGTGCAGGGCATTGTCAGAGCGGGAGCGGCGAGAGCGTTTGTGGTGGCGGCCACTGCGGTGTTGACTGTTACTGTGATTTCCACGGTGGTGTTTGCGGCGCCTTGGTTGTGGCTGCTGTTGCTGCGACACCGGTTCCTGTCCGTTTATGCGTCGGCGGGGCATTCTGTCGCTCATTGGAGCCATCCGCAGGTTTCCACTGCTGCCCATCACCCCGACACGACCTTTGCCGTCAAAGCCCTGCGGCTGCGGGCCATCCCAGTACTGCAGCGGGTAGCCGACTCTCAGTGGAGCATACATGTTATTGGTGTAGGGGCGAGAGGAGGACAGCGACTCTGTGCTGTGGAACTGGACTGATGAGCTGAGGGTGCCCATGTTGCTCTTTTcagacacattcacacctgAGTCTTTACTCAGGTCGGGCATGGAGAACCTAGACAAATGCTCCTGACGCTTACTGACGCCGTCCAAAGAGTTACCTGTTGAAACCATAAATCACATGTCACATTTTCATGTAATTTGGCATTATATCTTATTATATCTTATCATACCATACTGTATCATTTACATCACTGTACCTGTAGCATTGGACATAGTGAGGGAATCCATGGATCCACGAGGAGTCTGTTCTAGAGGAGTGAGGGGCTCATTGAAGCTCATAGCATTGATGGGATTCCTCCTGGTCAGCGGGGGCCTGCCGTCTCTCTGGAATCCATGCAGGCTAATGCTCCTCTTGTCAGAGAATCCCTGGTTCTGGCTAGACATCTCATTGAAACTCATCTGGGTGCGTAGCTTGTTGGGCCTGAACTCATCCTGGCTTTGGTGGGTCCAGTTTTCATTAAAGGAGTGGCCCCTCAGAGCAGCCATAGGGGTCCTCTTGGTATTGCCTTGTTCCTTCCCCCAGGAGTCAGGCCTCTTCCCTGGGTTGGCAGCAGTCTGAGCTGGAGGGTGAGCGTTTGCGTTGGGATTGTAGCCCTGCCTGGGGTTACACTGACCTAGCAGATGTATAGGTGCTGGTGTGGGGGAGGGTTCACCCTGGGGGCCCTCATAGACAGCAGGGACGTAGGGGTCATCCCGGCTCATCCACACCTGGTTAAGGCTCGGGGCACGGCTCGGAGTGCGGCTCGGAGTGCGGTTTGGTGTCCTGCTAGGGGTCTGGCTAGATGAGAGGCTTAACCGGTCCATCTGGACAGAGAGAGGATCAATTTCAGCAGACAGACGGTCAGGCATGGGTGGAGGAGCTGTCTGGCGGGCCTCGGCACTCCGCCGCTCCTGCTCAGCGTTCCTGCGCTCCTTTTTGCCAATCTTGGTGCTGTGGCGGGATTCACGGGAACGAGCACTTTGGAATGCCGAGTCTGAGGAGTCAGACTCATCTGGATCCTGATGGTTCAAATAAAACAGATTAGTACAATTATTAAACTGTGCATATGTAGACAAACTGTTTTAATTAAACCAGAAAAATGTAAATTACCATTACAggtcactttttaaaaatataacaaTAAGTCATAATTTTGGTGACCCACCTGTCCAGCGCTGCAGGACCGTGAGCAGAAGATCTGCCCCTGCTTTGGCAAGAAGGGGCGGCCCAGCAGAGAGCGCTTGCAACGGGCACAGCAAAAACACTCCTCGGTTGCGTGCCAGTGCTGCCCATCATATGTCATCTGGCCTTGGTCAATGCCTTTGGTAAAATGGGAAAAACAAGCATCATCTTATAACATGACATGAAGCAAGTTAATTAGTGAATACACAAGTGGTCTAGCTTTAACTGCTTAAACATTATAATGTTGTGATGGCAGCTATCTCTTATACTGCTTATACTTATTCTACAAAGTCTGTGTGGTTAATGAACACAGTCCACAGTCTGTTTTAGCCATTAGCCAGTAGGTTATGCCATGTTGGaaatggagtaaaagtataaacagggctttttttcctccacaaaAACATTTGTGATTCTGTGCCCATACATGATCGCTTGATATGAAAGATACATTTCACCAGCCCTGCTCGCTGGGGAATCATCTTCCAAAGCTCCCATCTGGATTCAACATGGGAGCATCCTCTGAAACACACTCTTTCACTGTTACTGGAGCTTGGGATGATAATAACCATCCACATCTCACTGCACTGACTCCGCCTCCACACAGCTGTGGCACACAAGGCTCACTGAGCTGACAACACCCACACTTACAATAAATGCCTGTTAGAGGTTTTCTATGATTAAAACCATGTCCATGTGTTTTGGTAACAGTTCATATATGTTAGAggatttaaagctgcagtaaaaCATGTGCTGTACCTATGTGTTCTCCACATGCGTCACAGTACTCTGCATACAGGGACTCGAAGCAGTTGCAGCAGTGTGGCCGACCGTCCTTCATGATGTAGCGCTGGCCGCCGAGGGTGGTCTCACACTCATAGCAACAGAAGTGCTTCATGTGCCAGTGCCTGCCCTCTGCTTCAGTGCACTCATCAGCAAAGATTATCTGCATGATCAAGACATTACATTCATCAGCGAGGATATTCTACACAGAGATTCAATGAAGATTTTAACTGGCTTTAAACTAGTTTCCATTACACTTATTTCAAAGATGACTATTATCACTGCTGAAGAAGCAAATTCATCTTGGGTGGTGATGATGTTCAGGGCTCCATCTTTGGCTCATTACTATTTTCATAATATTTTTATGTTACCCCTGTAACATAAAAGTGGCTCTTAACTTTTAAGAGCAACTCCTGGTTACACGTTGCATATGTCAGTGAGTTGTTTGCAATTCCACCAAAttatttcccccctctcattgtTTTATTTGGATAACTTTATAAAATCTGACATATCCCTAATAATTAATCCAATAACAATGATGATCTACACATTACTCCTAAATGTATTTTATGACATGTAAAGTGGAAGTTGCACTTTTTCATATTTCAAGTAAATCCCAAACTGTTaataaagggttagggttagtgatCTCAGTCCTACAGAacttttggttacactttacttgaagttttctacataagagtgacatgacactgtcatgaatgtgtcataaaacattataaacaagtcataaacgtttatgacataatgcttttttagtaagtgtcattcggttttgtcatgacaagttatggttagggttagggttagagttagggttagggttcatgtgtcatgactgtgtcatgacagtatCATGTGAGTGTcgcgttcatgacagtgtcatgtcactcttacgtagaaaacttcaagtaaagtgttaccgaactTTTTATGAGTAAGGAAAATCAAATAATTTGTATCAAATAAAAATCCCAAAACAAACCTGACCAGTCTTTAATTAGTGCAGAGCACTGTGGCCagagtttttattattattattattattattttattattattattattattattattattattattattattattattatctcagGCCAGATTTCCACACATTCCAGTTAGAAAACAAGCAGACTTTCTGAGACATGGCAAGAATACTGAAAGATCTTTTCTCTCCAGACCAGTTTTTAACCACATCCAAGTCTCTGGGCTGAAAGGCTCTAGGCCCAGACAGGCGCACCTCATCACAGGCACAGCAGCGGGGTTTCAGCCTCTCGGCATGATGCCGGCCACAGAAGATCTTGCCATCATGGTAGAAGTAGATGAGATCCACCAACAGTTCCTCACACATGCTGCAGACGAAGCAATTCGGGTGCCAGCATTTTCCATGACCTGCCCTTGCAGCAAAAACCACAATGTCCCCTCCATTTATTTGGCCACCACACTGTAGGAGAGGAGAAAGcggagaggaaaggagacaaAAGGAGAGGAgtagagaggaaaggaaagtagaggagaggagaggaaaaaagaaagggagagataagaggggaggaaaaaataggagaggagaggagaggagagaaaaggagagaacaCAACACAACTTTAAAGGTAAAGAAAGGAAATGGTTAAAGTAGGTGTGGGACAAGAGGCAGCATTTAGTACAAACTGTAAGATGTGGAGAGGGAGGGTAAGAAGATGGTATTTGAAATAACATGATGTTTTAAAGATTCAAATGtcttctgtttttatatctCTTTCATCCATAAGATGAAACATCAAAAAGAAGCACAAGTGAGCACAACCGAGAGTATAATTTGAAAAATGGGCTGAAGTATACAGATATATTACATCATGCAATTTCTTTAGACAGAAAGAAGCCTTAAAAAGTTGTTGGGTTGTCCATTGATATCTTCAATAAGTGAAATGGAGAACAACGGGCTAGTTGGTGATTTTACCTTTTCACAGATCGCCCCATTGATGGTGAGGGGGAAAGGACGGACGTTGCCTCTGCCCAAGCTGTCCTTCTTCCGTTGGTTGCTAAAGAGCTTAAGCTCTCGCTTCTCCTCCTCGTCCAACGAGTTACAATAACGCATCTGATAACACGATTCATCATCAGACATCATCATACAAACTAAAATGCTAACTACTCAAAGTCATAACAAAGTCAACGTGTAAAAAGTTGCTGTTAAAACTGTTTTACCTCATTGTCATGTGGTGGCAACTGGTGAAGCAGTTGTTTGATACGACATTTCTCTCCAGGGCTGTTTATATAGGGGACCTTCTCTTCTGGTAAGGAGTTATAATACTGATGCACCTGAAACAACATCAAACATGTGGtgatattcaaatattaaaccGACATTCATTGATGTTTTGGCCACTGTAAAAAACAGTAACATATCGTCGCTTTATAAAGTTGAGATGACAAACTTgttagcaacattagcattcatttcaagttgtgtttctggccaTGTGTCACTCTCTTTTTAGCTGTTTTGGTTTCCACTTA
This genomic interval from Perca fluviatilis chromosome 5, GENO_Pfluv_1.0, whole genome shotgun sequence contains the following:
- the LOC120559825 gene encoding prickle-like protein 2, with the translated sequence MSLEMEKTITKLMYDFQRNSTSDDDSGCALEEYAWVPPGLSPEQVHQYYNSLPEEKVPYINSPGEKCRIKQLLHQLPPHDNEMRYCNSLDEEEKRELKLFSNQRKKDSLGRGNVRPFPLTINGAICEKCGGQINGGDIVVFAARAGHGKCWHPNCFVCSMCEELLVDLIYFYHDGKIFCGRHHAERLKPRCCACDEIIFADECTEAEGRHWHMKHFCCYECETTLGGQRYIMKDGRPHCCNCFESLYAEYCDACGEHIGIDQGQMTYDGQHWHATEECFCCARCKRSLLGRPFLPKQGQIFCSRSCSAGQDPDESDSSDSAFQSARSRESRHSTKIGKKERRNAEQERRSAEARQTAPPPMPDRLSAEIDPLSVQMDRLSLSSSQTPSRTPNRTPSRTPSRAPSLNQVWMSRDDPYVPAVYEGPQGEPSPTPAPIHLLGQCNPRQGYNPNANAHPPAQTAANPGKRPDSWGKEQGNTKRTPMAALRGHSFNENWTHQSQDEFRPNKLRTQMSFNEMSSQNQGFSDKRSISLHGFQRDGRPPLTRRNPINAMSFNEPLTPLEQTPRGSMDSLTMSNATGNSLDGVSKRQEHLSRFSMPDLSKDSGVNVSEKSNMGTLSSSVQFHSTESLSSSRPYTNNMYAPLRVGYPLQYWDGPQPQGFDGKGRVGVMGSSGNLRMAPMSDRMPRRRINGQEPVSQQQQPQPRRRKHHRGNHSNSQHRSGRHHKRSRRSRSDNALHLVADRPAQMVELPYRRVQEDYDRFPSGNAARELFGLEPGGYRQQPQRPCPRTTSDLTLQNAGWQPVGLGGPCWGDGYMEAADPWCSSCSSSSESEGDEGYFLGEPIPRPVQLCYINNEELRHRYSPSGIAAHHGPLHGPLHGPIHGQLHTRQRRKSKNCILS